One genomic segment of Brassica napus cultivar Da-Ae chromosome A3, Da-Ae, whole genome shotgun sequence includes these proteins:
- the LOC106443280 gene encoding profilin-3: protein MSWQTYVDDHLMCDLGDEQRLTAAAIIGQDGSVWAQSATFPQLKSEEIEGINKDFTEPGTLAPTGLFINGAKYMVIQGEPNAVIRGKKGAGGVTIKKTTQALVFGIYEDPVTPGQCNMVVERLGDYLIESGL from the exons ATGTCGTGGCAGACCTACGTCGACGACCACTTGATGTGCGATCTCGGGGACGAGCAGCGCCTCACCGCCGCCGCAATTATCGGCCAAGACGGTAGCGTCTGGGCTCAGAGCGCAACTTTCCCTCAG TTGAAGTCTGAGGAAATCGAAGGCATCAACAAAGACTTCACCGAACCTGGAACACTTGCACCGACGGGATTATTCATCAATGGCGCAAAGTACATGGTAATCCAGGGAGAGCCAAACGCTGTGATTCGAGGAAAGAAG GGGGCTGGTGGTGTTACCATCAAGAAGACCACCCAAGCCTTAGTCTTTGGTATCTATGAGGATCCAGTGACTCCTGGACAGTGCAATATGGTTGTGGAGAGGCTCGGTGACTACCTCATTGAATCAGGGCTCTGA
- the LOC106441576 gene encoding putative FBD-associated F-box protein At5g56560: MEEPSISELPDELILKIFSLLPLYEESIATRLLNRLRMEGPWKLVPNVSVFDDSYKSFVNFMSFVYASLLFNESQILERFHLMLNQKYSASDINVLVKFAVNRSVRKLRIQTFENTLELPSCLSSCVTLKSLILRQLSIEVVPSCFRLPSLKSLHLFSVEFSGDVSLASLLQSCPGLEYLVVRDVKFKTVPRWFQLSSLRSLHLLSISGCESVASILSMCPFLEDLVVKQSQVFNHYEPTLITCRTLKTLILRELTISVVPAMFCLPSLKTMHLLSVGFTGGESVASLLRICPVLEDLVVKQTQVTHSNECTLSSCRTLKTLTLSELSIKVALPWFRLPLLKTLHLLSVKFETIASFLPICPLLEYLVVDQSKEDGSVVFKEVPHWFRLPSLKSLHLLSVKFSGDDSVAKLIRNCPVLEDLVINKTRDDNVMIFNIKAFSLRSLSIDNSIGNVKKNHGFVINAPSLEKMDFKDTFSNFLVFEHMPEVTEANVQVLCGHSNMFIGSLTSARLLSLCCLSSEVTTMLLNHFLKILLLCSI, translated from the coding sequence atggaGGAACCGAGCATCAGTGAGTTGCCAGATGAGTTGATCCTGAAGATATTCTCATTGCTTCCGCTTTATGAAGAGAGCATTGCAACACGTCTCTTAAACAGATTACGAATGGAGGGTCCATGGAAACTGGTGCCGAATGTCAGCGTGTTTGATGATTCATATAAGAGTTTTGTGAACTTTATGAGTTTTGTTTACGCATCTTTGTTGTTCAACGAGTCTCAAATTCTAGAGAGGTTTCATCTCATGCTTAACCAGAAATATTCAGCTTCAGACATCAACGTTTTGGTTAAATTTGCGGTTAACCGGTCCGTGAGAAAGCTGAGGATTCAGACGTTTGAGAATACCCTAGAACTGCCGAGTTGCTTGAGTAGTTGCGTAACCCTCAAGTCATTGATACTCCGTCAACTAAGCATCGAGGTTGTTCCTTCTTGCTTTCGCTTGCCATCTCTCAAAAGTCTCCACCTTTTCTCGGTCGAGTTCTCAGGTGACGTGTCTCTTGCAAGTCTTTTACAATCGTGTCCGGGTCTTGAATACTTGGTTGTAAGGGATGTGAAGTTCAAGACTGTTCCGCGTTGGTTTCAGTTGTCCTCTCTGAGAAGCCTGCACCTTCTTTCGATCTCGGGCTGCGAATCTGTTGCAAGTATTTTAAGTATGTGCCCTTTTCTTGAAGATTTGGTTGTGAAACAATCCCAAGTATTCAATCATTATGAGCCTACTTTGATCACTTGCAGAACACTAAAAACATTGATACTCCGTGAACTAACTATCAGTGTTGTTCCAGCTATGTTTTGCTTGCCATCACTCAAAACTATGCACCTTTTATCTGTTGGGTTCACGGGAGGCGAATCAGTTGCAAGTCTTTTACGAATATGCCCTGTTCTTGAAGATTTGGTTGTGAAACAAACACAAGTAACCCATAGTAACGAGTGTACTCTGAGTAGTTGCAGAACACTAAAAACGCTGACGCTCAGTGAACTAAGTATCAAGGTGGCTCTGCCTTGGTTTCGCTTGCCATTGCTCAAAACTCTGCACCTTTTATCGGTCAAGTTCGAAACTATTGCAAGTTTCTTACCAATTTGCCCGCTTCTTGAATATTTGGTTGTAGACCAATCCAAAGAAGACGGCAGTGTGGTGTTCAAGGAAGTTCCGCATTGGTTTCGCTTGCCATCGCTCAAGAGTCTGCACCTTTTATCGGTCAAATTCTCGGGGGACGATTCAGTTGCAAAGCTTATACGAAATTGCCCGGTTCTTGAAGATTTGGTTATAAACAAAACCAGAGATGACAATGTGATGATATTCAACATCAAGGCATTTTCATTGAGGAGCTTGTCCATCGATAACTCTATAGGGAACGTTAAGAAGAATCATGGGTTTGTGATAAATGCTCCTTCTTTGGAGAAAATGGACTTTAAAGATACATTCAGTAACTTTCTAGTGTTTGAACATATGCCAGAGGTGACCGAGGCTAATGTCCAGGTTCTTTGTGGCCATTCTAACATGTTCATAGGATCTCTTACCTCAGCCCGTCTTCTCTCTCTATGTTGTCTATCTTCAGAGGTAACAACTATGTTACTGAATCATTTTCTCAAGATTCTCCTTCTATGTTCAATATAG
- the LOC106443276 gene encoding uncharacterized protein LOC106443276, whose protein sequence is MVFRGDTVMSVAHFSADIFQRWIPASERIRSGEMLQLVCCFPLQELGRFVAWFWNYICVPPPEILYYERSSSSSSSSIVNSQNYYHLHLE, encoded by the coding sequence ATGGTGTTCCGAGGCGACACGGTGATGTCCGTAGCCCACTTCTCTGCGGATATATTTCAGCGGTGGATCCCGGCGTCGGAACGAATCAGAAGCGGCGAGATGTTGCAGCTCGTCTGCTGTTTTCCACTTCAAGAGCTTGGTCGGTTCGTGGCATGGTTCTGGAACTATATATGTGTTCCACCCCCTGAGATATTATATTATGAGAGATCATCAtcgtcgtcgtcttcttcgATTGTTAATAGCCAGAACTACTATCATCTTCACTTGGAGTGa
- the BNAA03G10740D gene encoding protein OXIDATIVE STRESS 3 LIKE 2 codes for MTLHFNLNMKQMGNMIYEDSRRTEVEENIVEGVSRSMLATETSSEEDSSSCSLSSMCSSSDLTEDDDVSSSSSNGPLENLSDLMSHLPIKRGLSKFYEGKSQSFTSLANVKSLEDLMKTGLRNRNYGARRKAKSTGGMIDQSYKRVYSPKATISKKATRRPSVLSCQARR; via the exons ATGACTCTTCATTTCAATCTGAATATGAAGCAAATGGGCAACATGATCTATGAAGATTCAAGGAGGACCGAAGTAGAAGAAAACATTGTTGAAGGAGTTTCAAGATCGATGTTAGCAACTGAAACATCCTCCGAGGAAGATTCATCATCTTGTTCATTATCTTCCATGTGTTCTTCATCTGATTTAACAGAGGATGATGAtgtttcttcgtcttcttcaaaTGGACCTCTTGAAAATCTCTCTGACCTCATGTCACACCTCCCAATCAA GAGAGGATTGTCAAAGTTTTATGAAGGAAAATCTCAATCATTCACATCACTAGCAAATGTTAAAAGTCTTGAAGATCTTATGAAGACAGGTTTAAGAAATAGAAACTATGGAGCAAGAAGAAAGGCAAAGAGCACTGGAGGAATGATAGATCAAAGCTACAAAAGGGTTTATAGCCCTAAAGCTACAATCTCCAAGAAAGCCACAAGAAGACCTTCTGTCCTCTCTTGTCAAGCCAGAAGATGA
- the LOC106436268 gene encoding ATP-dependent 6-phosphofructokinase 7 translates to MSSPKIVNGPGGYILQDVPHLIDYLPDLPTYQNPLKDNPAYSVVKQYFVDTEDTVPEKIIVHKDGPRGIHFRRAGPRQKVYFESDEVHACIVTCGGLCPGLNTVIREIVSSLSHMYGVKRILGIDGGYRGFYAKNTIPLTSKVVNDIHKRGGTILGTSRGGHDTKKIVDSIQERGINQVYIIGGDGTQRGASKIFEEIRKRGLKVAVVGIPKTIDNDIPVIDRSFGFDTAVEEAQRAINAAHVEAESNENGIGFVKLMGRHSGFIAMYATLASRDVDCCLIPESPFYLEGEGGLFEYIEKRLKEHGHMVIVLAEGAGQEMMTKSMESTTLEDASGNKVLKDVGLWLSQSIKDHFKKIKMVMNLKYIDPTYMIRAIPSNAADNVYCTLLAQSAVHGAMAGYTGYTSGLVHGRQTYIPFYRITEKQNSVVITDRMWARLLSSTNQLSFLGPKNISEQKKETHETPSPDSEICNGVVHIPPVTKEITK, encoded by the exons ATGTCTAGTCCGAAGATCGTCAACGGTCCCGGTGGTTATATACTACAAGACGTTCCTCATCTCATCGATTATCTTCCTGATCTTCCT ACTTATCAGAATCCATTAAAAGACAATCCAGCTTACTCAGTGGTTAA GCAATACTTTGTTGATACAGAGGATACTGTACCTGAGAAG ATTATAGTCCACAAGGATGGTCCAAGAGGAATCCATTTCAGACGCGCTGGTCCACGCCAAAAGGTTTACTTTGAGTCAGATGAAGTCCATGCTTGTATTGTTACATGTGGAGGTCTCTGTCCTGGCCTCAATACCGTGATTAGAGAAATTGTGAGCAGCTTGTCTCACATGTACGGAGTAAAAAGAATCCTTGGAATCGAT GGTGGATACAGAGGATTCTATGCAAAGAACACTATCCCCTTAACCTCTAAAGTCGTGAACGATATCCACAAACGAGGAGGAACAATCTTGGGAACCTCACGAGGTGGGCATGATACCAAAAAGATTGTTGATAGCATCCAAGAGCGAGGTATCAACCAGGTTTATATCATTGGTGGAGACGGAACACAGAGAGGAGCTTCAAAAATATTTGAG GAGATCAGAAAGCGTGGACTTAAAGTTGCTGTGGTTGGAATACCGAAGACGATCGATAACGATATACCAGTAATAGATAGATCTTTTGGGTTTGACACTGCTGTGGAGGAAGCTCAGCGAGCGATCAACGCAGCACATGTTGAAGCTGAGAGTAATGAGAATGGTATCGGTTTTGTTAAGCTTATGGGTCGTCACAGTG GTTTTATAGCGATGTATGCTACGTTAGCAAGCAGAGATGTTGATTGCTGCTTGATTCCAGAGTCACCATTTTACCTGGAAGGAGAAGGTGGACTCTTTGAGTACATAGAGAAAAGGCTCAAGGAGCATGGTCACATGGTGATTGTTCTTGCCGAAGGAGcaggacaagaaatgatgaccAAAAGCATGGAGTCTACTACTCTTGAGGACGCGTCTGGTAACAAGGTTCTTAAAGATGTCGGCTTGTGGCTATCACAAAGCATCAag GATCATTTCAAGAAGATCAAGATGGTGATGAATCTCAAATATATTG ATCCTACATACATGATCAGGGCGATTCCAAGCAATGCGGCAGACAATGTTTACTGTACACTTCTAGCTCAGAGCGCGGTTCATGGTGCAATGGCTGGTTACACTGGCTACACCAGTGGTCTTGTCCATGGAAGACAAACATACATCCCTTTCTAC AGGATAACAGAGAAACAGAACAGTGTGGTGATTACCGATAGAATGTGGGCAAGGCTGTTGTCTTCTACTAATCAGCTAAGTTTCTTGGGCCCTAAGAATATATCTGAGCAGAAGAAAGAGACGCACGAGACGCCTTCTCCTGACAGTGAAATCTGTAACGGAGTTGTCCATATTCCTCCTGTGACTAAAGAGATCACTAAGTGA
- the LOC106443279 gene encoding mitogen-activated protein kinase kinase 6, with protein sequence MAPMKLKSNLKQLKLSVPAQETPISSFLTASGTFHDGDFLLNQKGRRLISDEKQSTPSDSKELDFEITAEDLETVKVIGKGSGGVVQLVRHKWAGKLFAMKVIQMNIQEEIRKQIVQELKINQASSQCPHVVVCYHSFYHNGAFSLVLEYMDRGSLADVIRQVKTILEPYLAVVCKQVLQGLVYLHNERHVIHRDIKPSNLLVNHKGEVKISDFGVSASLASSMGQRDTFVGTYNYMSPERISGSAYDYSSDIWSLGMSVLECAIGRFPYLESEDQQNPPSFYELLAAIVENPPPTAPSDQFSPEFCSFVSACIQKDPPARASSLDLLSHPFIKKFEDKDIDLGILVGTLDPPVNYLR encoded by the exons ATGGCGCCGATGAAgctcaaatcaaacttgaagcAGCTTAAACTCTCCGTTCCAGCTCAAGAAACCCCAATCTCTTCCTTCTT GACTGCAAGTGGAACGTTTCACGATGGAGATTTTCTACTGAACCAGAAGGGGCGGAGGCTGATCTCTGATGAGAAGCAATCAACG CCATCTGATAGCAAggagcttgattttgaaatcaCTGCTGAAGACTTGGAGACTGTGAAAGTCATAGGAAAAGGCAGCGGCGGAGTTGTTCAGTTAGTTCGGCATAAATGGGCTGGCAAACTATTTGCTATGAAG GTCATACAGATGAACATACAAGAAGAAATCCGAAAGCAAATTGTGCAGGAGCTCAAGATAAACCAAGCATCGTCTCAGTGTCCACATGTGGTTGTCTGCTACCACTCTTTCTATCACAATGGAGCCTTTTCCCTTGTGCTTGAGTATATGGACCGTGGATCTCTTGCGGATGTGATTCGACAAGTGAAGACTATTCTCGAGCCTTACCTTGCTGTTGTCTGTAAACAG GTTTTGCAAGGACTTGTGTACCTTCACAACGAAAGACATGTCATACACAGAGACATTAAACCATCAAACCTTCTTGTCAACCATAAAGGAGAAGTCAAAATCTCAGATTTTGGTGTCAGTGCAAGTCTTGCTAGCTCCATGGGACAGAGGGACACCTTTGTTGGAACCTACAACTATATGTCG CCTGAGAGGATCAGTGGAAGCGCATATGACTACAGCAGCGACATCTGGAGTTTGGGCATGTCAGTGTTAGAATGTGCAATAGGAAGATTCCCTTATTTAGAATCCGAAGATCAGCAAAACCCGCCTAGCTTTTATGAGCTTTTGGCAGCAATCGTAGAAAATCCACCACCAACTGCTCCTTCTGATCAGTTCTCACCTGAGTTCTGCTCCTTTGTATCAGCCTG CATACAGAAAGATCCTCCAGCAAGAGCTTCATCCTTGGACCTCTTG AGTCATCCATTCATAAAAAAGTTCGAGGACAAGGATATTGATCTGGGGATACTTGTCGGCACTTTGGATCCACCTGTTAACTACCTTAGATAA